In one window of Toxotes jaculatrix isolate fToxJac2 chromosome 10, fToxJac2.pri, whole genome shotgun sequence DNA:
- the LOC121188525 gene encoding L-proline trans-4-hydroxylase-like — MDKQQSSSIRETYNQQGFVSALPVLNETELREARRAFSELEKEFGEEYTQYSLHNVHLQYPWVMGLIKHPRVLQAVKAALGPDIILLDSRFICKYPALKPANIQESEEGETKPDGNTGENGLPYVAWHQDMRYWGIAGGSVLSVWLALDDSLKENGALQVIPGSHCSGMLPHRQAIRPGNMLSVNQEIPEELVQVDEAVFCPLLAGQMSIHDGLLVHASDANTSQRRRCGFVIRYVPTCAYPIEDPDRPRKFHATALVCGTDQFNHFSNKST; from the exons ATGGATAAACAGCAGAGCTCATCGATCAGAGAGACCTACAACCAGCAGGGTTTCGTCTCAGCACTGCCTGTACTAAATGAGACGGAGCTGAGGGAAGCCAGACGTGCCTTTTCTGAGCTGGAGAAGGAATTTG GTGAAGAGTACACCCAGTACAGCCTCCACAATGTTCACCTTCAGTATCCGTGGGTGATGGGCCTGATCAAACACCCCCGCGTCCTGCAAGCGGTCAAAGCTGCCCTGGGTCCTGATATCATCCTGCTGGACTCCCGCTTCATCTGCAAATACCCAGCACTCAAACCAGCCAACATCCAGGAGAGTGAAGAAGGAGAAACCAAACCTGATGGGAATACTGGAGAGAATGGACTTCCATACGTGGCCTGGCATCAGGACATGAG GTATTGGGGTATTGCTGGTggctctgttctctctgtgtggctGGCTTTAGATGACTCACTGAAAGAGAATGGAGCCCTTCAGGTCATCCCAG GCAGCCACTGCTCTGGCATGTTGCCCCATCGTCAGGCCATCCGCCCTGGAAACATGCTGTCAGTCAACCAGGAGATCCCAGAGGAGCTGGTGCAGGTTGATGAAGCTGTGTTTTGTCCTCTGTTGGCTGGGCAGATGTCT ATCCATGATGGACTCCTTGTCCATGCCAGTGATGCCAACACATCGCAGAGAAGGCGCTGTGGGTTTGTGATCCGTTATGTTCCCACCTGTGCTTACCCCATAGAG GATCCTGATCGTCCCAGGAAATTTCATGCCACAGCGTTGGTTTGTGGAACAGATCAGTTCAACCATTTCTCCAACAAAAGCACATGA
- the LOC121188943 gene encoding glutamine amidotransferase-like class 1 domain-containing protein 3A, mitochondrial gives MAKRVAVILSGCGVYDGTEIHEASAVLVHLSRAGAKVQMFAPNADQMHVVNHCEGKPTEEKRNILQESARIARGDVTDLAKLDVSAFDAAIIPGGFGVAKNLSDWAVKNKDCTIQPQLEKLIKAFHKAGKPLGMCCISPVLAAKILPGCELTVGQDKECEKWPYAQTAGALKEMGCKHVNKDVEEAHVDVKNKLVTTCAFMCNAPIHKVFDGIGVLVKETLKMA, from the exons ATGGCGAAGCGTGTTGCAGTTATTCTCTCAGGCTGTGGCGTCTATGATGGCACAGAGATCCACGAGGCCTCCGCTGTCCTCGTCCACCTGAGTCGTGCTGGAGCAAAA GTGCAGATGTTTGCTCCGAATGCAGATCAGATGCATGTGGTAAATCACTGCGAGGGGAAACctacagaggagaaaagaaacatcCTGCAGGAAAGTGCCCGTATCGCCAGGGGTGATGTGACTGATCTGGCCAAGTTAGATGTGTCAGCATTTGATGCTGCAATCATCCCAG gGGGTTTTGGTGTGGCTAAGAACCTGAGTGACTGGGCAGTGAAGAATAAGGACTGCACCATCCAGCCACAACTGGAGAAGCTCATCAAAGCTTTCCACAAAGCTGGAAAGCCTCTGGGCATGTGCTGCATCTCCCCAGTCCTGGCTGCCAAAATCCTGCCTGGCTGTGAGCTCACCGTGGGGCAGGACAAGGAGTGTGAAAA GTGGCCCTATGCTCAGACAGCAGGTGCTCTGAAGGAGATGGGCTGCAAACACGTGAACAAGGATGTGGAAGAAGCTCATGTTGATGTCAAAAACAAGCTGGTCACCACCTGTGCCTTCATGTGCAACGCTCCCATTCACAAAGTTTTTGATGGAATAGGGGTCTTGGTTAAAGAGACACTGAAAATGGCTTAA